The Candidatus Zixiibacteriota bacterium DNA window GGAGTCGGTGAAGAGTTCGCGGTTCCACTTGTCTCCCCAGATAAGGGAGCTGGAGACGATGGCGCCGTCGTCGACCGTTTTGCCGGGCCAGATTTTGCAGTTGGCTTTGATGACGGCCTTGTCGCCGATGACGCAGTTGTCCGACACGATGACTTTTTCGGCGAGTCGGGCCTGATTGCCGACTTTCGAGCGGTTGCAGACGATAGCGTCGGTGGCGGTCACTTCGGCCCCGATCAGGTTGTCCGCCCAGATGATGGTATCGCTGAGCTGGGTGTCGCGGCCGATACGGGTGCGATCGCCGATGACGGAGTTGGCTATTTGCGAGCCGTGTTCGATATAGACGTCGTCGCCGAGCACCACGGCGCCGGCGAAATGAACGGAGTCCTCGATACGCACGTTGGCGCCCTTAAACACGCGGGCGTTGTTCTGGTCATCCACGGGGACTTTGAGATCGAGCGACAGCAGACCATCAAACATATCGCGGTGGGCGAGGCGGTATTCACCGACATTGCCGACATCTTTCCAGTAGCCGTCCATGATCTTACCGTAAAGTCCCATCCCCCGGGACAACATGAGCGGGTAGAGGTTCTGAGAGAAGTCGAAGTTGACGTTCACGGGGATGTGGGCAATCGCGGTCGGTTCCAGGATGTAGATGCCGGTGTTGATGGTGTCGGAGAAGGCTTCGCCCCATGAGGGCTTTTCGAGAAAGCGGACGATGCGTCCGTCGGCGCTGGTGATCACGATGCCGTAGGCGAGCGGGTTTTCGATATGAGTGAGCAGGATGGTAGCCTCGGCGCGTTTTTCGTGGTGCCAGGCGAGGGCCTCGCTCAAGTCGAAGTCGGTGATGAGATCGCCGGAGATGACGAGGACGCGCTCGGAGCAGTCGCCGAGCGCATAGCGCACGGCGCCCGCCGTGCCGTAGTCGGCGTCGGGCAGGCAGTAGTCCATGGTGACGCCAAATGACGAACCATCGCCGAAATAGTTTCTAATCTCCTCGGGCTGGAAGTAGAGCAGCGAGGTGATGTTGGTGATGCCGTGTTTCGCGAGCAGCGAAACGACGTGCTCCATGATCGGGATGTTGCCGATCGGAACCATCGGTTTCGGCAGGTTTATCGTGAGCGGTCGCAGCCGGGTGCCAAATCCGCCGGCCATGAGTATCGCTTTCACAGGTCCTCCAGAGCGTTACATCGGGAACAGGGAGCGCGTGACACACTCCCGTGTGACGTCATGAAACGTATCAAACGAAGTATACGGAATATTATGTCGGTCGCAATATCGAGCGAGGTCTTTTTTGGCGAAGAGCAAGTCACTGTGGGGCAAGGCGTCCACGTCGGACAGGCCGTCGCCGACAAATATGACCGTAATCGGACCGTTTTGTCTCTGACGGTACTCGGCGATTCGTTCGCCTTTGCATACACCGCCGCCGGTGTTGTGCGGGTCGGGATACGGGAATTCGAGGCGGAGGCCGCTGTCGATGAGGGTCGCGTGATTGCAGATACGCGGAAGATGACCGACCCCGTGTTTGCTCAGCAGGAAATCAATGTACAAGTCAAGACCGTCGGAAAGGATGTACAGGGGTATGCCGTTTTGCTCGGCGCGCCGGGTGAATTCGGTGAAACCGGGATTGAGGTCAAAGTCGTCGAGGAAGGCATACACGTCGTCGGGCTTACCGTGAAACCATGTGGCTTCCTGCCGCAGGCAGTCGCGCGTGGAGAGGCTCCCGGATTTCCAGTCCGCCACCAGCGTATCGCACTGTCCGTCGGTGAACCGTCGGAAGAGGTGATAGCCGATGTCGCGGCGGGCAACGGTACCGTCGAAATCGCAGAAGATCACGTGACTCTGGACGTTCATCGATGCACCAGCTCCCCGATGATGGGCGCGCTGATCAGCAGGATGAGCATATAGCATAACAGCCATAGGCGATAGAGCCGGGCCCGCCGGAACTGCTCGGCGACCATCAGGAGTCGTGCAAAGGTACCGGCGATGATTGCAATCAGTCCGATCTGTCCGGTCGGGGGGAGATTCGGGGGGTAGATTCCGATCCGGGTGAGGACCGCGCCGATGAGAAACCAGATGATTATGGCGATGACCAGGGCGGTTTGTGATCGCGCCAGCAGGGGGATATTGAATTTCTGACCGCTTACATGATTGTCCATAGCGGCATCCAACCCAGTTTGTATGCAAGGTACAGGAGCATGATGGAGAACGCGGCGCGAACCGCGAGCGGCCGGGCGCGGGTGCCAAACGACGCGCCAAGGCGGCCTCCCAGCACGATACCGACGACGACGGGGGCTATGGCCTGCAGCGCAATCTGTCCCCTCGTCAGGTAGACCGCGAGTGCGGCTGCGGCGGAGAAGCCGACGGAAAACAACGCCGTTCCCCGAGCCGTACCCATCGGAAGGACGGTCATCAGGTAGAGCAGCGGGATCAGCAGTTCGGCGCCGCCGAGGCCGACGAGCCCGGAGAGGGTCCCAATCAGCAGGGTGAACGGGATAGACAAAAGAATGGCGCGACGGCGGTTGACGGCGAAGTCGAGACGTGCGGTTTCCTGCCGTCCCCGCAGGAGCGTGATCGCGGTGTACACGAGGGTCAATGCGAAGATTATCCTGATCACATCGGGCGAAACGATTGCGGAGAGCGTGGACCCGGCGATGTTGCCCATGACCATAAAGACGGATACGACGACCACGAGTTCGAAGTCGACCATGCCCATGCGGAGGTATGGCGTGGAGGAGGCCACGGAGTTGACGGCGACCCCGGCCAGGGAAACCGGTACGGCGGTCTTGATATCGAGACCGGTCACGAGCGTCAGGTACGGTACAAGGATGGTGCCGCCGCCGACGCCCAGATATCCGCCGACAAGTCCGGCCGTCGCTCCGCCGACAAACAGCAGCAGCTCATCGATCACGGCCGGTTCTCCATCAGCAGGCGGGAGGCGGAGGCGATATCAAGTCTTTCGCGGACGATGACGTCCCGGTACATCCGGTACGATCCGAATCGGCGTTCAAAGGCGATCTGTTTGAGGCGCGATGCGATGTAGCTTCGGTAGACATCAAACGCGCGGCCGTCTTCAGCCGCCGAGATATCGTGCAGACGTGCGGCGGCGGCGAGAACGTCGGGCCGGCTGTTTTCGAGCTGCGCGATGTCAATCATCACCTGCACGGCTTCAGTTCGATCGGACCGATAGACAAACCCCCGCTCGTCGGCGAATTGTCGGAACCGGTCGAGCCAGGTTTGATCGAGTGCGAAGGATTCGGGGTGGTCGATGATGTCGTCTTCATGGGCGTGCGCGAATTCCTGCAACAGCAGCGACTGTTCGAGCGCGCGCGGAAAGTCGCGGCGATCGACGAAATCAAGCGGGATATCCGGTGCGAGGCCGTGACCGGTGTCGTGCAGCGAGGTATCAAATTCGTTGAGGTAGACGCCGCCTTCGAGGTAGTATCGCGAGATGGTCAGGCGAAGGCCGCTGCCGTCGCTGAAGCGAGTGAACCCCTGCACGAGTCCTTTGCCGAAGGTGGTGTCGCCGGCGAGTTGCGCGCGGCCGAGCTGGCGAAGGGCGCCGGCGACGATTTCGGCCGACGACGCGGTGCCCTTGTCGACGAGAACGACCAGCGGCAATCCACCCGTTATATCCGGGCCGCTTGAATGATGGCGTTCTTCTTCCCATCGGGAGCGGGCGTCGGTGCCGACGATGAGCTTTCCCGGATCGAGGAAGAGGCTCGCGGTTCGGTACGCCTCGCTGAAGAGGCCGCCGGGGTTGTCGCGGAGGTCGAGGATGATACCCGGCGGGTCGGGTTTGCGTTCGAGCAGGGAATCCAGGGCGGCCTCGAGATCATCGGAGGCGCCGGCCTGGAAATCAAGCAGACGAATGTAGACGATGCTGTCGGGTGTGAACCCCGCAAACGGGATGTGCAGCAGATCGATCTTCTCACGGGTGATTTTCACGGAAACAGTGTCATCGCCGGACGGTCGCACGACATCGACGACGACAGCGGTCCCGTCGCCGCCCCGGAGCAGTTCCGAGGATTCGTCGGCGCTCATTCCGGCGAGGCGGAAGCTGTCGGCGCGAATGATGATATCGCCGCTGAGCAGTCCCACTCGTGCGGCCGGCCCGCCCTCCCGGACGGACATGATGAGCAGGCCGCTTTCATGCGGGACGACCGTGACGCCGATGCCGCCGTAACTGCCGGTGAACTCCTCATTCATGCGGTTGAACAGGTCACGTTCGATGTATCCGCTGTAGCGATCGAGGCGGGAGAGCATTTCCCGTCGGCCGGCATCGATCATCGACCGCCAGTCGAACGGTTCGGCGTAGTTGTCGCGGATAATGACGGCGGCGACGGCCATGGCGTTGGCCTGTTTGAGCGACGGTGCGGAGAGGACATAGACGCCCATGCCGCCCGCAAGGACGACAATCAGCAGGAGCAGGACGCCTGCCAGCAGGAGGTCCCGGCGCGAAAGCAGGTTCGATTCGGTCATTTGGGTCCCAGCAGCCGGTCGAGGACGCGGACGACGGACCGGAAGGTGTGATCGACCGTTCCCCGCGCGTCGATCAGTTTCACTCGTTGGGGTTCGGTCCGCGCGATCTCGCGGAACCCGCGGGCGACGCGGCGGAAGAAGGCGAGCGACTGGGATTCCAGCCGGTCGGGATTTTTGCCGCGTCGGGTGAGCGCGACGGTGAGCGGCAGGTCGAAGACGAAGGTCAGATCGGGGTGCAGGCTGCCGACCGCTACCGTATGAAGACGTTTCACCATATCGAGGTCGAGTTTGCGGCCATAGCCCTGGTAGGCGGTGGTGCTGTCGTAGAAGCGGTCGCACAGGACAATCGTACCGCGTTCCATGAGGGGGCGTATTTGCTTGTCGACGATTTCCGCGCGGGCGGCCTCGTAGAGCAGCAGTTCGGTCAGGTCGCTGATCTCCAGGGTGGGGTCGAGCAGGATGCGACGGATCTTTTCGCTTACTTTGGTGGAGCCCGGTTCGCGCAGGACGGCGATATCGAAGCCGCGCTTTTTCAGGTGGGACGCGCTTCGCGTGAGCTGGGTGGATTTACCGGAACCGTCGATTCCCTCGAACGTAATCAGCCGGCCGCGTGTGCGTTTCGGCGCCATAGGTTATCCGTATCGGGCGAAGGTTGACGAAAAAAACCGGCGATGTCGCCATCGCCGGTTTCAAGCTACAGGTTCGGCTTCCGGAGCGAAACTACTTTTTCTTTTTCACCACACGTTTCGGGGTGGTCTTTTTGACCGCGGCGGCCTTGTCCGGTTTTGAGACGGCCGGCTTGCCGGGTTTTTGTGATTTCGCTGCGGCGCGGACGCGACCGGGCCGGGCCGATTCGGCTTTCCAGCCGTATTTTGCGATGAATTCTTCGGTCAGCTGACGGGCCTCGGCGTCGGTGTACTGGACGGGCGGCGACTTCTTGAAGTAGGACGAGGGTTCGATCAGCGCGCCCGACAGGCTGTTGTCGAGGCCGAGCTTGCAGCAGCGCACGGCATCGATGACGACGCCTGCGGAGTTCGGGCTGTCCCAGACCTCGAGTTTCATTTCGACATTCAGCGGCACGTTGCCGAACGTGGTGCCTTCCATCCGGATGTAGGCCCATTTGCGGTCGTCGAGCCACTGGACGTAGTCGGACGGTCCGATGTGGACGGTGCCGGGAGGCATCTCGTAGTTGAGCTGGCTGGTAACCGCGTTGGTTTTGGAGATCTTTTTCGATTCGAGGCGCGAGCGCTCCAGCATGTTGAGGAAGTCGGTATTGCCGCCGACGTTGAGCTGGCTGGTGCGTTCGAGCTTGACGCCGCGTTCGAGGAAGAGGCGGGTGAACACGCGGTGGGCGATGGTGGCGCCGACCTGGCTTTTGATGTCGTCGCCGATCACCGGCAGGCCGCGTTCTTTGAAGCGCTTCTGCCAGTACGGTTCGCGGGCGATAAACACGGGGATGCAATTGACGAATCCGCACCCGGCGTCGAGAATCTGCTCGACGTACCACTTGGTGGCTTCTTCCGAGCCCACGGGAAGGTAGTTAACGACGACATCGGTCCTGGTCTCTTTGAGCAGTTTCACGATGTCGACGGTGTCGCCCGGGGCTTTTTCGATAATCTGCGAGAGGTAGTAGCCGAGACCGTCGTGGGTCATGCCGCGCATGACCGGGATGCCCAATTTGGGGACATCGCAGAACTTGTAGGTGTTGTTGGGCCGGGTGTAGATAGCTTCGGCGAGGTCTTTTCCGACCTTGTTTTTGTCGATATCGATGGCGGCGGAGAACTCGATATCGCTGATTCGATAGCCGCCGAGGTTGACGTGCATCAAGCCCGGAATCTGCTCGTCGTCCTTGGCCTTTTTATAGAACTCGACACCCTGCACCAGGGACGAGGCGCAGTTGCCGACGCCGATGATGGCGACTCTGACTTTCGGCATGGAGCATCCTTTCTGATCTATGGATCCAGTCGTGATCCGGTCGTTGGATTGGCTGCGGGAAGGTATTGCCGGGTATCGGAGGCGGTCAACGAGTATTTGAATTGTGTTTGCGTTTATATATCTATGGTATATATACTATGACCGATTGGTCATAACCGGTTGGCGACTCGGTGTGATTGATCCGTCATGCTGTGGCTGAAACGGCGGGGTGTCGTTAGGTTAGCCCACCTGCCGCTGCTGCCACGGCGGGAGCTTTAGGTGGGCCACAAGAACCATTGGAGCCAGTGGTATGCTCAACGAAAACCTGATCGCACAGCTTGTCAGCGCGGGGGTGGTCACGGACACGTTTCGGCGGCTGCCGCCGGACAAAAAGGAGATGATTTACCGCCGGGGCATTGCGCTGTTCGGCACGTACGGGTATGACGGGCTCGCGGTTGACCGAATTTGTCGCACGTGTGCGGTGTCCAAGGGTTCGTTCTTTCAGTATTTCCCGTCGAAGGCTCATCTGCTGGAATTCTGCCTTTTGACGTTTGACGACGATCTTGCGACGTGGATCGCCGATATCCGTCGGCAGGAGAAAGCGGCACTGGCGCGAGACCGGATTCGCTATCTGTACCACGAGATTGTGGTCAACAGCAAGCTGCACCGCGCGGAGCAGACGTTTTACCTGTTCGCGACACGGGGACTGAACCACGCGGGGGTGACGATCGAGGGGATCGATCTGGAGCGGCACTTCCGGGAGTATATCGCGGAGATTATTCTTCGGGGGGAATTGACGGGGGAGATACGGGGGGATTTCGATATTGAGCAGACGGCCTACCTGGTATCGGTGATGGTGGACGGGATCGTGGCGCGGCGGTTTTCGAGCACGGCGCCGGTCGGGATCGGGGTGGGGGAGTATTTGATATCGTTTTTATTCGACGGGATCAAGGCGTGAGGGGTGGGTTGACGGAAGCGTGCTGTCAGGCGGGGTCGCCTGACAGCACGCATTACAATCACACGCCCTTGGCGGCGCGGAAGCGTTTGGTGACGGCGGGCCAGTTGACGACGTTCCACCAGTTCGACACGTATTCGGCGCGGCGGTTCTGGTATTTCAGATAGTACGCGTGCTCCCAGACATCGATGCCCATGATCGGGGTTGATCCCCACATGGCGAGTTTGTGCTGGTTTTCGGCCTGTGCGATGACGAGGCGGTCGTCCATGGGTCGGTAGTGGACCAGGCCCCAGCCGGAGCCCTCGACCGCGCCGGCAGCCGCGCTAAACTGGGCTTTGAAGTTATCGAAATTGCCGAAGTCCTTGGAGATATACTGCATGAGGATTCCGGCGGGCTGGCCGCCGCCGCCGTTTTGGGCGGGGGCCATGATTTCCCAGAACATGCTGTGCAGGTAGTGGCCGCCGTAGTTGAAGGAGAGTTTTTTCGACCAGTGCTCGATCATTGCGTAGTCGTTTTTCTCGCGCGCATCGGCGAGCGCTTTCTCCGCGGCCTTGAGGCCGTTGACGTATCCCTGGTGATGTTTGCCATGGTGGATTTCCATCGTGGCGGCGTCGATATGCGGTTCGAGCGCGTCGTACGCGTACGGCAGCGCGGGCAGTTCGATCGGGGGGGTGACGCCGGAGTCCTGGGCGGAGGCCGGTGCGGCCATCATGAACGGTGTACCGGCGAGTCCGCCGGCGAGGGCAGTCATGCCGGCGGTTTTCATGAAGCTTCGTCGAGAGCGTTCCATTCGTTCGTCTCCTGCCTGTAAAGTAGGCTGTTAATGTCTACATTTGCGTATAGAGGGTAGAACGTGCGGAAGGGGGGGAGGGTTCCGGGGGGGGTGGGGCCGCGGCGGGGAGTTTTGCGAGATAGGTACGGTGATGACTGCATCTTACGATCGCGAACCCACGCGAGACGCGTGGGCTACTCATCTGTAATGTCTTGGTCGCGGAGGCATTGACGCTCAGCCGGTCGGTGTGCAGAGAGCAACAATCTAGTGCAGACTGAAGCCCAATCCTTTCAGCAACCAGCGGCTGGTCTGTTTCTCTAACGATGCGGTACGCCCCTTGA harbors:
- a CDS encoding MtnX-like HAD-IB family phosphatase, which gives rise to MNVQSHVIFCDFDGTVARRDIGYHLFRRFTDGQCDTLVADWKSGSLSTRDCLRQEATWFHGKPDDVYAFLDDFDLNPGFTEFTRRAEQNGIPLYILSDGLDLYIDFLLSKHGVGHLPRICNHATLIDSGLRLEFPYPDPHNTGGGVCKGERIAEYRQRQNGPITVIFVGDGLSDVDALPHSDLLFAKKDLARYCDRHNIPYTSFDTFHDVTRECVTRSLFPM
- a CDS encoding sulfite exporter TauE/SafE family protein → MIDELLLFVGGATAGLVGGYLGVGGGTILVPYLTLVTGLDIKTAVPVSLAGVAVNSVASSTPYLRMGMVDFELVVVVSVFMVMGNIAGSTLSAIVSPDVIRIIFALTLVYTAITLLRGRQETARLDFAVNRRRAILLSIPFTLLIGTLSGLVGLGGAELLIPLLYLMTVLPMGTARGTALFSVGFSAAAALAVYLTRGQIALQAIAPVVVGIVLGGRLGASFGTRARPLAVRAAFSIMLLYLAYKLGWMPLWTIM
- a CDS encoding S41 family peptidase; translated protein: MTESNLLSRRDLLLAGVLLLLIVVLAGGMGVYVLSAPSLKQANAMAVAAVIIRDNYAEPFDWRSMIDAGRREMLSRLDRYSGYIERDLFNRMNEEFTGSYGGIGVTVVPHESGLLIMSVREGGPAARVGLLSGDIIIRADSFRLAGMSADESSELLRGGDGTAVVVDVVRPSGDDTVSVKITREKIDLLHIPFAGFTPDSIVYIRLLDFQAGASDDLEAALDSLLERKPDPPGIILDLRDNPGGLFSEAYRTASLFLDPGKLIVGTDARSRWEEERHHSSGPDITGGLPLVVLVDKGTASSAEIVAGALRQLGRAQLAGDTTFGKGLVQGFTRFSDGSGLRLTISRYYLEGGVYLNEFDTSLHDTGHGLAPDIPLDFVDRRDFPRALEQSLLLQEFAHAHEDDIIDHPESFALDQTWLDRFRQFADERGFVYRSDRTEAVQVMIDIAQLENSRPDVLAAAARLHDISAAEDGRAFDVYRSYIASRLKQIAFERRFGSYRMYRDVIVRERLDIASASRLLMENRP
- the tmk gene encoding dTMP kinase, translated to MAPKRTRGRLITFEGIDGSGKSTQLTRSASHLKKRGFDIAVLREPGSTKVSEKIRRILLDPTLEISDLTELLLYEAARAEIVDKQIRPLMERGTIVLCDRFYDSTTAYQGYGRKLDLDMVKRLHTVAVGSLHPDLTFVFDLPLTVALTRRGKNPDRLESQSLAFFRRVARGFREIARTEPQRVKLIDARGTVDHTFRSVVRVLDRLLGPK
- a CDS encoding inositol-3-phosphate synthase, which translates into the protein MPKVRVAIIGVGNCASSLVQGVEFYKKAKDDEQIPGLMHVNLGGYRISDIEFSAAIDIDKNKVGKDLAEAIYTRPNNTYKFCDVPKLGIPVMRGMTHDGLGYYLSQIIEKAPGDTVDIVKLLKETRTDVVVNYLPVGSEEATKWYVEQILDAGCGFVNCIPVFIAREPYWQKRFKERGLPVIGDDIKSQVGATIAHRVFTRLFLERGVKLERTSQLNVGGNTDFLNMLERSRLESKKISKTNAVTSQLNYEMPPGTVHIGPSDYVQWLDDRKWAYIRMEGTTFGNVPLNVEMKLEVWDSPNSAGVVIDAVRCCKLGLDNSLSGALIEPSSYFKKSPPVQYTDAEARQLTEEFIAKYGWKAESARPGRVRAAAKSQKPGKPAVSKPDKAAAVKKTTPKRVVKKKK
- a CDS encoding TetR/AcrR family transcriptional regulator, with the translated sequence MLNENLIAQLVSAGVVTDTFRRLPPDKKEMIYRRGIALFGTYGYDGLAVDRICRTCAVSKGSFFQYFPSKAHLLEFCLLTFDDDLATWIADIRRQEKAALARDRIRYLYHEIVVNSKLHRAEQTFYLFATRGLNHAGVTIEGIDLERHFREYIAEIILRGELTGEIRGDFDIEQTAYLVSVMVDGIVARRFSSTAPVGIGVGEYLISFLFDGIKA
- a CDS encoding Fe-Mn family superoxide dismutase — its product is MERSRRSFMKTAGMTALAGGLAGTPFMMAAPASAQDSGVTPPIELPALPYAYDALEPHIDAATMEIHHGKHHQGYVNGLKAAEKALADAREKNDYAMIEHWSKKLSFNYGGHYLHSMFWEIMAPAQNGGGGQPAGILMQYISKDFGNFDNFKAQFSAAAGAVEGSGWGLVHYRPMDDRLVIAQAENQHKLAMWGSTPIMGIDVWEHAYYLKYQNRRAEYVSNWWNVVNWPAVTKRFRAAKGV